The following are from one region of the Archangium lipolyticum genome:
- a CDS encoding response regulator, which yields MDRTRIFVVEDQPTLLRNLLKVLGTFPELEVVGSSQDGEQAVEDVVQARPQLVLLDLELPGLNGIEVTRRVKRRAPEVEVLILTSFEDEQKVYEAIQAGASGYLVKRVGPEKIRSGIREVMEGGTVLEPLIARRFWNYFQSIQAKPPEPEKQNPWGLTPTEFDVLRYVAKGLSNAEVGRVMTLERRTVRTHLTHIYRKMGVNSHVDAVVMALRAGLVEL from the coding sequence ATGGACCGGACCCGCATCTTCGTCGTCGAGGATCAGCCGACCCTGCTGCGCAACCTCCTCAAGGTGCTCGGGACGTTCCCCGAGCTCGAGGTGGTGGGCAGCTCGCAGGACGGTGAGCAGGCCGTGGAGGACGTGGTCCAGGCCCGGCCGCAGCTGGTGCTGTTGGACCTGGAGCTGCCGGGCCTCAACGGCATCGAGGTGACGCGGCGGGTGAAGCGCCGGGCCCCCGAGGTGGAGGTGCTCATCCTCACGTCCTTCGAGGACGAGCAGAAGGTGTACGAGGCGATCCAGGCGGGGGCCTCGGGCTACCTGGTGAAGAGGGTGGGGCCGGAGAAGATCCGCTCGGGCATCCGCGAGGTGATGGAGGGCGGCACGGTGCTCGAGCCCCTCATCGCGCGGCGCTTCTGGAACTACTTCCAGTCCATCCAGGCGAAGCCGCCCGAGCCTGAGAAGCAGAACCCGTGGGGCCTGACGCCCACCGAGTTCGACGTGCTGCGCTACGTGGCCAAGGGCCTGTCCAACGCCGAGGTGGGGCGGGTGATGACGCTGGAGCGGCGCACGGTGCGCACCCACCTGACGCACATCTACCGGAAGATGGGCGTCAACTCGCACGTGGACGCGGTGGTGATGGCCCTGCGCGCGGGGCTCGTGGAGCTGTGA
- a CDS encoding M16 family metallopeptidase, with product MPRRLSILLALYAALPFSALTGCATTPAPRATSRAYRGSSTEYANGLRLLVHEDPNASQTTLLVSYRVGAVDDPPGKEGLAYLAARFTQAAAFATGHSPHPLRELEAKGVRAESRRDHDTTSFMFSTPSEQLSPLMEVEAWRMRDPLANLSEATFLDVRDELVEELRQSQNAELERLAVGMIQRQLLPGHPYGRPTEGTPESIGRLTLDDVRAFVKQHYTPAAAVVAVAGPRPLGEVRSEVERLFPGLRDTSRTERLSPVQSQPPSFPKVPPKDKGLPVISGPVVSPLLYLVWVAPGYSSGKNLEGDFAEFLLGAVLRYHSVAPGIRVFRYRLDGVSLIIAELGLHERGDVETVLDSASSAINKLVTPYYVRRLTPMTQQLARAMLVQQAEQFPLMEATRLWHTTGRADYLNLRKQQIESLSDQVMLDYLRTYLRFDQARVFLVVKSE from the coding sequence ATGCCTCGTCGCCTCTCCATCCTGCTCGCGCTCTACGCGGCCCTACCGTTCTCCGCCCTGACGGGCTGTGCCACCACGCCCGCGCCACGCGCCACTTCCAGGGCCTACCGGGGTTCCTCCACGGAGTACGCCAACGGACTGCGATTGCTGGTGCACGAGGATCCGAACGCTTCCCAGACCACGCTGCTCGTCTCCTATCGCGTGGGCGCCGTGGACGACCCCCCTGGCAAGGAGGGGCTCGCGTACCTGGCGGCGAGATTCACCCAGGCCGCGGCCTTCGCCACCGGACACTCTCCACATCCCCTGAGGGAACTGGAGGCCAAGGGGGTCCGTGCCGAGAGCAGGCGCGACCACGATACGACCAGTTTCATGTTCTCCACCCCCAGTGAGCAGCTCTCCCCGTTGATGGAGGTGGAGGCCTGGCGGATGCGCGATCCACTGGCGAACCTCTCCGAGGCGACCTTCCTCGATGTGCGCGATGAGCTGGTGGAGGAACTGCGCCAGTCACAGAATGCGGAGCTGGAGAGATTGGCGGTAGGGATGATTCAACGGCAATTACTGCCGGGCCACCCCTATGGCCGGCCCACAGAGGGTACTCCCGAATCCATCGGGCGCCTGACGCTGGACGACGTGCGCGCCTTCGTGAAGCAGCACTACACACCCGCGGCGGCCGTGGTGGCGGTGGCCGGTCCACGACCGCTGGGGGAAGTCAGGTCCGAGGTAGAGCGGCTCTTTCCGGGCTTGAGGGACACGAGCCGGACCGAACGTCTCTCTCCCGTCCAGAGCCAACCCCCGTCCTTTCCCAAGGTTCCCCCCAAGGACAAGGGCCTGCCGGTGATATCAGGTCCGGTCGTCAGCCCACTGCTGTACCTGGTCTGGGTGGCGCCTGGCTATTCCTCCGGGAAGAACCTCGAAGGAGACTTCGCTGAGTTCCTCCTCGGTGCGGTCCTGCGATACCACTCCGTGGCCCCCGGCATTCGCGTGTTCCGCTATCGCCTGGATGGAGTGTCTCTGATTATCGCGGAGTTGGGGTTGCACGAAAGGGGGGACGTGGAGACCGTCTTGGATTCCGCTTCGTCCGCGATCAACAAGTTGGTCACGCCTTACTACGTGCGCCGGTTGACTCCCATGACCCAACAACTCGCCCGAGCCATGCTCGTCCAGCAGGCGGAGCAATTCCCCCTCATGGAGGCGACCCGTCTCTGGCACACCACGGGCAGGGCGGACTACCTCAACCTTCGCAAGCAACAGATCGAGAGCCTCTCCGATCAGGTGATGCTCGACTACCTGCGGACCTACCTCCGTTTCGATCAGGCCCGGGTGTTTCTCGTGGTGAAATCCGAGTAG
- a CDS encoding cytochrome P450 produces the protein MPAVPETSPTAPPTTGEYAPSRLELIKTARSRGRLGMMMDVWRNHGDLTRLRIGKRPFFLVVHPEHVRHISVTHRQNYDKLQSYDEVRKLLLGGGVLTATAEPWRQQRKLMAPFFTPRGAEKFLPIFISDTQHFIERWRARQGSGQPVEMLTEMMLITARVILHSVFSTDSDETLLRFKGAVETMIAFVSDRNNLPFRTPLWLPTPGNLRFKRAQRLVNAYIRQLLAQRRAIPESQWPEDLLTKLMTTRDEETGATMADQLLLDNGITLFFAGHETTARTLSFLWYALSQNPEVEARLHAELDSVLGDAPPTLDDLKKLPYTLRVVKEVLRLYPAAPFYARDSIAEDSLDGVTIPAGSRMLLFSFATHRHPAFWEDPERFDPDRWLPEREAARDSHAYHPFAAGQRICLGNNFSLFETHLITAMLARRFKVRLEPGHTPHIDTAGTLGVRNGLWMRIEAR, from the coding sequence ATGCCAGCCGTCCCCGAGACTTCCCCCACCGCTCCTCCCACCACCGGCGAATACGCTCCCTCCCGCCTCGAGCTGATCAAGACGGCTCGGAGCCGGGGCCGTCTCGGGATGATGATGGACGTCTGGCGCAACCACGGGGACCTGACCCGCCTGCGGATCGGCAAGCGCCCGTTCTTCCTGGTGGTCCACCCCGAGCACGTGCGCCACATCTCCGTCACCCACCGCCAGAACTACGACAAGCTCCAGAGCTACGACGAAGTCCGCAAGCTGTTGCTCGGCGGTGGGGTGCTCACCGCCACCGCCGAGCCCTGGCGCCAGCAGCGCAAGCTCATGGCCCCGTTCTTCACCCCTCGCGGCGCGGAGAAGTTCCTCCCCATCTTCATCTCCGACACCCAGCACTTCATCGAACGCTGGCGCGCGCGCCAGGGCTCTGGCCAGCCCGTCGAGATGCTCACCGAGATGATGCTCATCACCGCCCGCGTCATCCTGCACTCCGTCTTCAGCACGGACTCGGACGAGACCCTGCTGCGCTTCAAGGGCGCGGTGGAGACGATGATCGCGTTCGTGTCGGACCGGAACAACCTGCCGTTCCGGACGCCGCTGTGGCTGCCCACCCCCGGCAACCTGCGCTTCAAGCGGGCCCAGCGGCTCGTGAATGCCTATATTCGCCAGCTCCTCGCGCAGCGCCGCGCCATCCCCGAGTCCCAGTGGCCGGAGGATCTCCTCACGAAGCTGATGACCACGCGCGACGAGGAGACGGGCGCCACCATGGCGGACCAGCTCCTGCTCGACAACGGCATCACCCTGTTCTTCGCCGGGCACGAGACCACCGCCCGCACGCTGTCCTTCCTCTGGTACGCGCTCTCCCAGAACCCCGAGGTGGAGGCACGCCTGCACGCCGAGTTGGACTCGGTGCTGGGGGACGCGCCGCCGACGCTCGATGATCTGAAGAAGCTCCCGTACACCCTCCGGGTCGTGAAGGAGGTGCTCCGGCTCTATCCGGCCGCGCCGTTCTACGCGCGCGATTCCATCGCCGAGGACTCGCTCGACGGGGTGACGATCCCCGCCGGTTCACGGATGCTGCTCTTCTCGTTCGCCACCCACCGCCACCCGGCCTTCTGGGAGGACCCCGAGCGCTTCGATCCCGATCGCTGGTTGCCCGAGCGCGAGGCGGCGCGTGACTCGCACGCCTACCACCCGTTCGCGGCCGGCCAGCGCATCTGCCTGGGCAACAACTTCTCCCTGTTCGAGACGCACCTCATCACCGCCATGCTGGCGCGCCGGTTCAAGGTGCGACTCGAGCCCGGTCACACGCCGCACATCGACACCGCCGGCACGCTGGGGGTGCGCAACGGCCTGTGGATGCGCATCGAGGCGCGCTGA
- a CDS encoding alpha,alpha-trehalase: MPIRTQSPRLLRSASSPKNPLPIAAPTAPAARPATPGSLSATTATARLAYEVLMTLDLDGDGRLTARDAERARERGQRFAVELVLGPGARLELTGAERLAHAADVLSEELLEGRGDEPGLPVERMLAPRTETLRRLIDQGWDGLVRRSDRAEDLKKALAVMPVKDPEGRLRVYVPARDRKALKKLRAEARRSGGLEMVPLQKPRGAEDWRALMRAPGMLYLPRPYIVPGGRFVQMFGWDSYFNARGALASGRYELARDLLENQLYEIEYYGKIPNSNLSYHLSRTQPPLMPRLALELHAVRPDLRLLKRVAKVAEQELENVFRTGPRATPSGLSRYKDDAEGPDAEDLSAFYASRPDDAEFHRHDRAIRESGWDMCHRFGTATHHHEPVCLNSLLFQYEMDLAEILRLVEGADSLKAARYAKAARARARTMRTRFWDAGRGMFFDHDFVAGRRSRYESLATFYPLWTGWASREEAAAVAAALPRFLHDGGLTSSTRASREAAGGEALQWDWPFGWAPHQIIAVEGLRRYGFHAEADAVAYRWVSMILDIAGSHNGLVKEKYDVVSRSAEVAVEYGNQGADRGPLLAPRSERTLGFAWTNASVLLLLDGLSPELREALDAGLPADSVLGPPRDQGGSGRSRKKRGARIAA; this comes from the coding sequence GTGCCCATCCGGACGCAGTCTCCCCGTCTTCTCCGCTCTGCTTCCTCCCCGAAGAATCCGCTTCCGATCGCCGCGCCAACGGCTCCCGCCGCACGGCCCGCGACTCCGGGTTCCCTGTCCGCCACCACGGCCACCGCGCGCCTCGCCTACGAGGTGCTGATGACCCTGGATCTCGACGGCGATGGCCGCCTCACCGCTCGCGACGCCGAGCGCGCCCGTGAGCGTGGGCAGCGCTTCGCGGTGGAGCTGGTGCTCGGCCCGGGAGCGCGTCTGGAGCTGACCGGGGCGGAGCGGCTCGCGCACGCCGCGGACGTCCTCTCCGAGGAGCTGCTCGAGGGGCGGGGTGATGAGCCGGGGCTGCCCGTGGAGCGGATGCTCGCCCCGCGCACGGAGACGTTGCGGCGGTTGATCGACCAGGGTTGGGACGGGCTCGTCCGCCGCTCCGACCGGGCCGAGGATCTCAAGAAGGCGCTCGCGGTGATGCCGGTGAAGGACCCCGAGGGCCGGCTGCGCGTGTACGTCCCCGCGCGCGATCGCAAGGCTCTCAAGAAGCTCCGCGCCGAGGCCCGGCGCTCCGGCGGCCTGGAGATGGTGCCGCTCCAGAAGCCTCGTGGGGCCGAGGACTGGCGGGCGCTCATGCGCGCGCCGGGGATGCTCTACCTCCCGCGCCCCTACATCGTCCCGGGTGGCCGCTTCGTGCAGATGTTCGGCTGGGACAGCTACTTCAACGCCCGGGGGGCCCTGGCCTCCGGCCGCTACGAGCTCGCGAGGGATCTGCTCGAGAACCAGCTCTACGAGATCGAGTACTACGGGAAGATCCCCAACTCGAACCTCAGCTACCACCTGTCGCGGACCCAGCCGCCGCTCATGCCCCGGCTGGCGCTGGAGCTCCACGCGGTGCGCCCGGACCTGCGTCTGTTGAAGCGGGTGGCGAAGGTGGCCGAGCAGGAGCTCGAGAACGTCTTCCGCACGGGTCCGCGCGCCACGCCGAGCGGGCTCTCCCGCTACAAGGACGACGCCGAGGGGCCCGACGCCGAGGACCTGTCCGCGTTCTATGCCTCGCGGCCGGACGACGCCGAGTTCCACCGTCACGATCGCGCCATCCGCGAGAGTGGCTGGGACATGTGCCACCGCTTCGGCACGGCCACGCACCACCACGAGCCGGTGTGCCTCAACTCGCTGCTGTTCCAGTACGAGATGGATCTCGCGGAGATCCTCCGCCTGGTGGAAGGGGCGGACTCGCTGAAGGCGGCCCGGTACGCGAAGGCGGCCCGGGCCCGGGCGCGCACCATGCGCACGCGCTTCTGGGACGCCGGGCGGGGGATGTTCTTCGACCACGACTTCGTGGCCGGACGCCGCTCGCGCTACGAGTCCCTGGCCACCTTCTATCCGCTGTGGACGGGCTGGGCATCGCGGGAGGAGGCCGCCGCCGTGGCCGCCGCGCTCCCGCGCTTCCTCCATGATGGAGGCCTGACCTCCAGCACCCGCGCGTCGCGCGAGGCCGCGGGTGGAGAGGCCCTGCAGTGGGACTGGCCCTTCGGCTGGGCGCCGCACCAGATCATCGCGGTGGAGGGGCTGCGCCGCTACGGCTTCCACGCCGAGGCCGACGCGGTGGCCTACCGCTGGGTGTCCATGATTCTGGACATCGCGGGGAGCCACAACGGCCTGGTGAAGGAGAAGTACGACGTGGTGAGCAGGTCCGCCGAGGTGGCCGTGGAGTACGGCAACCAGGGCGCGGATCGCGGGCCGCTGCTGGCGCCCAGGTCCGAGCGCACGCTGGGCTTCGCCTGGACGAACGCCTCGGTGCTGCTGCTGCTGGATGGCTTGTCTCCCGAGCTGCGCGAGGCGCTCGATGCGGGCCTCCCCGCCGACAGCGTGCTCGGACCTCCGCGCGACCAGGGCGGCAGCGGTCGTTCCCGGAAGAAGCGCGGTGCCCGCATCGCCGCGTGA